In Carassius carassius chromosome 27, fCarCar2.1, whole genome shotgun sequence, the sequence TCTGAACTGTCTCAACCGCTGACATGAAATCTAAACTTTTAGATTTAAGTGTTGCTTACAGTAACCAGGCTTTATTGTAAAGTTATTACACATATCGTATTCAGTAGGTATTGTAAGAATCACAGAACCtcagacactttgatcttctgagacATACAACAGAAACACAgtgcattaacatacagacatcTGTTCCCACGTCTCACTGAGAGAAAATGTGAGAAAACACCTCTCACATATGCACTGGTTCCTCCTCATCCCCTTCCTGACCCCTCACACCCCTCTTTCCCCTCAGGTCTCAGTCAGTCAGTCATGTGTCCCAATAAAGGTCTTTGAAAAGACCTTTCACACACtccatactatgtatttttctgAAAGTCTGATATGCATCTTACTCTTAGATTTTTCTTTGagaaatttatgttttatattcagTTGATATATCTGAATTGGCTGTGTAATTGgcataatacatatttacctgactgataataaattgttacattagaTTTATTATGACTTACTTGTTTCTGCAAATCTGCATCCAGGGTTAAGTGAATTGAAGATTTCTGACTAACTGCGTGACTTTAGTTAGGTTGTACTCCGTTGCATTAACTATGGGGGACTAGTCATAGTGCTGGTCATAACTGCTGGTTATTGTCTCAGCTTTAATCAAGTTGTACTTAGTTATTTTAACTATCAGGGGCTAGATAAAATTactattgaaatattaaaatatttcatagtAATAGCATAACCACTGATTATTGTCTCAAATTTAGTTAAGTTGTACATAGTTCTATAACTATTGGGGGTTAGGTATATGGTACTAGCATAACCACTGATTATTGTTTGAGCTTTAAGTTGTACATGGGTAACTGTAGGGGACTAAACAGCAATACTATTTAAAGAATGGTAAGCATGGGCGACCTATTAAATAGTATTAATCATAACCTCTGACTAATGATCAGACTGGCAAGGTTGTGAACGTGGGGACCACGAACGGCTGACGTGAGGCACCCTGAGCGACATAGATTCCTAATGAAcaagtaaatataaagtaaatagttaactagaataatcaaatgtcagaataaTAGTAGTGATTAGACACAGACAGGCAAATTGTTTGTTTGTCTCTAATCACTACTATTATTCAACCTAAAAATTTTCAACCTAAATTTTAGGTAttataaaatggagtcagattagaatTGAAAGAAAGAATAACTGTGCACTGAAAAGCatgaagccttttttttttttgcaaaatgacAACTCTATGTGAAGTGAACACGCTCTTATCAGATAGAAAAGTCTTTCGCGTATGTATTTGCCCAGgtgaaaaaaagtgcacttcCATAATGTACTGAAAGTGCTCTATTTTGACtgactaattttgtacttaatatacTTAGTGATTTTTTTATACTTCTTAAGATCAACTAAGTGTACATaactatatatttgtgtatatttgtacaaatatatatttgtgtgtcatATGCGTAACAATGATAGCTTATAGCTTACTTATCAAAGATAGAATCGAAGGGAAGCATATACAAGGGAAATAACATGGACACTAGAGTAGAGCCTTGAGGGACCCCACAGGTCAAAGGTACAGAGGAAGAGTGAAATTTGCCAATATTAACTGAGAAACATCTGTTCGTAAGATAAGACTGGAACCAATTTGAAACTGAACCTCTAATGCCCACTACCTGTTCTAAGCAGGCCAGAAGAACATTGTGGTctacagcagtggttcccaaacttttccattctacgacccacctagacaagtgtaatctatttcacgacccaccaaaatatatatatataaaaaaaaataagaaaacgattgacattactttaagcctaatcttaaaagtttgatgacagaaattaagtatttaataaaaataaaaaattttcactactaatatttcagttttaatttttgtttacagacgttaaaatatgtagtgtccataaaaacgtgaagcaggctcactctagtgaactgtaatctgcgctgctgtgttttgttgcagaaaatacattcatgatcttccgtttgtgtcggcgagaacggagcacaatccaacacttatttagaaaagcatgagaagcaaagcagagctatctaacacagttttgagattaaaataattgtgaaattggtaaaaaattataataaacagatgtgtctcattttaaataataataaaaaaaatatatttatttttgtgatggttaaataaatgttcagcaatatcttcaaaagacttctgaactttggcaaatttttctctaaacagagatgatacatcaaggaaatattgcaaacttttgtacattttgttacgtggaaatgtttaaatcttgtagtgttacaattaatcctgcatttgtgccctgcttatggaattacatttgtttcaataataatgaacgaaactttataaaactgaacgtaactttttcagaaactatcaaaaatatgccattacaaaagaagaaaaacactatgaaaatgaaaaaaaattaactcagtcgcacaaatttaacaggctcttcaaatatgcttcattctttgttaatgtttttcaaagattcgttttcgctaatcgtggattctgaattcattgctacagatttcgcttacgtttcgcagtttttcgtttggtgttttgacacaaacatctcatgggggtggtgttaacagtgatctactctgattggatagtgagcttttgatggacaggtgctctctgaccgggaagtacagacgccacccagtggcctctctcgtccttcactgtcgtcgctcctcttttgtatacttcctatctcctccggggttctcgagaccggtgagtgttgcaggtgtcgctcatttcccaatcactccacggctctcggccccgccccactcgtcacattcgtgcagccctagactgaactgtgtgagtgtgtgtgtgtgtttttattgaaacgcaaatttagctgcagccaagtgactttgtgtgacccaccttgttccattctgtgacccacaagtgggtcgcgacccacagtttgaaaacccctggtctacAGTATCGAAAGCAGTGCTCAAGTCTGAAAGTACCAGAGCTACAGAATCTCCAGACTCAGTAGCTAAAAGTATATCATTGAACACTTTTAAAAGAGCCGTCTCAGTGGAGTGAAATTTTCTAAAGCCTGATTggaatgcatcaaaaaaaaatttaatcgacCAAGAAACTTGAAAAAACACTTTCTCTATATTTTTTGCTAAAAATGGAAGGTTGGAAATAGTCTAAAACTTTATATATCAGAGGAGTCTAAATTAGGCCTCTTAAGTCTGGGTTGTACCGAGGCATATTTTAAATAGTCTGGAACAACTCCTAAAAGTGTCGGACACATTACactgaatacttgtttaaataacCGTGAGGGAATTATGTCTAAAGTGAACCAGTAGGTTTGCGTTGATTaacaatgtcatttaaaaaagaaagcgAAATAGGTGTAAACTGACTAAAGACACCTGTATATTTTAAATGGCCTGCAGGATCGCCAGCAACTGGTTTGATGGTACATGCAATCgcagatattttataaaaaaaaacctggcagaACTGCTCACACATAGCTACTGACTCTGTAGGATACATACAGACAACAGGGTTTAACACTGcattaatgacattaaaaaggGTTCTAGATGATGATTGGTTATCCAGTGGAATGCCCAGAGTAAATGTTCTGTTGTgttaagtaaaacattttaatgtttcaacTGCTTTTGGGTCGATGGGGAGATGTTTATGGAAATTATGCTTGCTAAACATAGTTTgctattttatatgtaaatatttttaatagtagtgtacaaaattatatttagagCAGATTGAAAGAGTTAAGACCTTTTTAGTAAAGTCACTTTAGGAATGTTTTGGTACACTATGTTGGAGCACACCACATTTCCATTTTTACAGGCTTCTCTAAAATATTTGATTCTGACTGGTCAGTTTTGCCCATGCAGGGGTCAGATTTGCAACAGTGTCCAGTCCACCCACCATTTCAGTGGACATAATCTTTTCCCCATTCATTTTTCCCATAGCAATTTTTAAGTCTTTGTTAAAGCATAACAAGCCATAATCCAAATCAACTAAAGGGGGAATCACAACATTAAAAACTTTagaacaaaaaaagtatttgagaCAAAAAATACATAGGTACAAAAGTGTGTACTTAATGGCTTTGAGTGAAaaaactacaatcccatgaagaaCCTTGTAGCTCACAGTAGGTCTATAAAACATTAAACTAAATTTAAGTTTAGGTTTTTATGTATttgcagtcaaaccaaaaattattcagatgcaagatataatttttttatatttttactagtgggcgcaggacactatagttaatttatgtgaggatagcaaaataaccTCACATACTATaaccaaaaaaatgtaaacagtggactaccagtaaaatagGCCCAAATGATTTAGACACTTTATTTACaccattattttattaaattgctaCATAATGTGACCTTTTTacaacacagactgaacaaaattaagcattgcttggtaattgctTGCTATCCCTGAAACAACAAAccgaactaacaaatattgctacaagtgtgactgcatcatataataattgctgttaataatgttcatcgtctcgctgactatgtcttgtatacattttttgaaaattcctgtcatatgcacataaactgacagtcaccactaataagctactactaaatattgtagaaacaattttctgtaaagttgctttgtaatgatttgcattgtaaaaagcgctatacaaataaacttgaattgaaataatTGGTTGACCTAAATTGGTATTATGTAATTGTGTACTTAAATTTAACATACATACCTTAAAGTTATCTGacatcaaaattaatttatttcttctcatattttattccaattttctaaactatagtgaataaactgtgataacatgagaaatgttaaaggtgtctgaataaatttagtTTGGACTGTATattgttataaaattatatatgcctCTTTCCCCCCAGATTGTACAAGAGATCCGCAACCGCACTATAAGATCGATGTGTGGTCAGAAGAACACGCCTCACAGCGTGTGGTCTCTCAGTCCGCTGCAGAGGAAGACTCTCCTCCAGCACATACTAGTGAACGACGAGCATCGCTTCCTCTACTGCTACGTTCCCAAAGTGGCCTGTTCCAACTGGAAACGAGTGCTGAAGGTGCTGAGTGGCGCTCTAGCCAACGTGGATGTCAAAGTGAAGATGGACCATCGTGCTGATTTGGTCTTTCTTTCTGACTTTACCCCTGAAGAGATTCGAAATCGACTACggcattattttaaattcatgtTTGTGCGAGAGCCGATGGCACGCTTGCTTTCAGCCTATCGCAACAAATTTGGTGAAATTGCAGCGTATCAGCGAAAATACGGTGCGGAGATCATACGGCGCTATAGAAAAGGCTACGCAAAGGATAAAAAAATAGCAGGCAATGATGTGACGTTCACCGAGTTTGTGCGTTATTTGATCGACGAAGACCCGGAGCGAATGAACGAACACTGGATGCCCATCTACAACCTGTGCCAACCCTGCGCCATAGAATATGACTTCATAGGCTCATATGAGAGTCTGGAGAGTGACGCCGCTTACGTGCTGGAACGAGTCGGAGTGCCGCAACACATACGTTTCCCTGAACGCCAAACATGGTACAAACCTGTCACCAAAGAAACGCTGCATTATTACTTATGCACTGTCCCACAGAAGTTTCTCAAAGAGCTCCTGCCCAAGTATATTTTGGATTTCTCTCTGTTCAGTTATCCTTTACCCAACACAACCACTGAATACTGTAGGCATTAACAAAGGCGTTGGTTTATACCGGCTTCGTAAGACTGTCTATAATCTTTcaatatgttaatattttaatacttttttattattaggttATTTTTACCTGTAcataattgaaaatatatttgaatataagcCTCAGTACAGTGTATTGGAGAGCTATTTAAGTTCAAACCACTATTTAAATACTCAATCAGCTATTTTTATTCATGAGATGCAGTAGGGTGTCAATATTAATGGGCATAAAACGAAGAACATTGTGCTGTGCGCAAGACTATTGTGAGAGTTTTATATTAGTAAGCACAAGCTTCCACCTTTTTTTCACTTGTCATTGCAGTATTAAAGTttccagtgtttttctttttgattATTTGGATAATCATTACATCTGCTGTTAGCCTTATGAAGTTgctgattaattattttacaaaatgaaatgtgaaaccCATAGCGAGGAAATGAGTCTCTACATAGCATTTGAGACTGTTCCTATCTGTATCTATTGAATTGTGTTGCGAGCATGTTGAGTTTCATAcgaacaaaacaaatatttctgACCACAAACTTGAACCTTCCCATCTGCCACTTCCTCTGAAAAGATGAGACGGAGTTGAATCCCTTAAGAGATTATGAGGAATGCAGTTTAACATCCAAAAGCAAAGTACTGTGCaatgaggaaataaaaaaaaatctttgaaaccCACAAGCTGGATTTCTTCAGATAAGGTTTTTTTCTTGGTCTGagcataatatttatattaaagaaCTAAGCCAGTAACAAGCTAATGGTGATTTAGATCCTACCGgcaaaatgagaaagaaagtggggggatGTGAAATCTCAGATGACACCCAAAAGGTCAGTCTGAATAATACACGGGGATATCAGGAAATACATTTAGGGGCTGTTCTCTTCACACCAAGATCTACAACGATAAACTACATCCATAAAGTATTAAAAATCGCTTTGTATAAGAATAGCAAAGAAGATCAATGATATTGTCGATTCACGTCACGAGCATTTCTATCAGAGGTTATGATTGTGTTATGATTTGATAGTGGGATGTTATGATTGGTTATCAGCCCAGCTAACAGTTTTTGGTTCTCATAACGATCTGGGAATGTTAATGTTTGTTAGAAAAATAACCAACGGAAAACATTACCAGAATGTTTTTATTTGCGTCTCCTGAAACCGTATGCTGACGTGAATTGAGGGGAGcgtttggatgggttaaatgcagagcacgaattctgagtatgggtcaccatacttggctaatgGTCACTTCACATTCACTTTTCACTTATGgctgagaatgttttttttttttgatggctaACAATAAAACAGTCATTTGACAATAGTACACTTCAGTAAACACTCTCATTCATGGGTTAGTATCACTGTAGGGTGCATTTTGGTGTCCTGTACATAACTCATTTGCCACGATAAATGACTATCAAATGTGTTAAATTAAGAGTTTTTATATTGATAACAAAAGCATTACTTGgctatttagatatattttctaGATTTCTAAGATGATGCATGTTATTTTACGATGTCCATTCACAGCTcattaaatttgaaattaaatttgaatgaagTAGAATATAGTAGGATACAATTAGAATATGGTCAAATCATAAAATCTATTAATATTCTGTTAAATAAGAGAGTGCTCAATTTGAGTGTATTGATCAtttggtaataaaaataaataaaagtttgttcATGTCCCTTGAATAGTTGTCCACCCTGTCATATTGGGGAATCCACCCCTTTAAGAAAAGGCCATCCCCTTTAGTGACATCAGGACAACAGGTTTCAACTTCTGAGGATAATTTTGTTTTCAACTGACACTTTTCTCATTTGGTCTGAGACACATTTTCTCATACAAGTTTGCTTATTTGCTTTGCCAAAGCTTAAGTCCACCCTGTCGCCATAAAATATGCCAGAAGTGATTACTAGACTacagtattttcaaaatataaatgtatagtatttgaaaaatgttttttcaacattaaAGCATTTCAACATTGTTACACCAAATATTATAAGGTGAAAAAACCGTGATGGATTTCTCAGACCAAATGGAATGTCACTGAtatccaaacacaaaataaattacattaataactATACACAGTACCAAGGGTAAATACTCGAAACACATTATATTCATGTTTATTCATAAGTTAATCAGTCAACATACAATCTATTATACATGCATATAAAACACAGGTTGGAGTGGTAGTGTGACATTAACACATCCCTAAGTAACATGGCCATATCAACTTGCACTGCCAGTTCATTTCACATGTTTTAGATCAGTTTCTCTTAAGTGTAACTTTTTATTAAAAGTCTGCAATTTAaggataataaaatatataaaatacatcaaGTGCTATTAGCTGCCTCAATAACCATTCACAAATCTAAAACCATTAAGAAACAATAATGACAATTCAACTACTTCAAAACTATTTCTTTCATGTTACTACAAAGTGTATAAATTAACAAAAGAAACTGCTCTTCATATTGGCTTTGGTGGCATCATTTTCCCTTTGACCTTATAGACATACAAGTACTTCCCTTTTAGAAGCCCAAGAAAATATGATCTCGAGATATTTCTGGCCCAATACAATGTATCATCAGAACTGACTAAACACAAGAATCTTCCACATAACATTTGTGTCTTTTGTCAGTGAAAATGGGACAGACTGAATCATTTCCTTCACTGCTACTCCTTAAAGCTCACACTtctaaaaaatgtaaagtaaatgggTTAATTTTAATCATATATGCATGGTTTTGAAtatctatggaagcccatttccaatgctgaataaaaaatctaaaaatgtaattctgagaaataaagtcagaattgtgagttaaactcgcaattgcgagaaaaataTCTAATTGCTACATTTAAACTTGCAATTGTAAGAAAGTCAAAATTTCAAAATTAaccttgcaattgcaagtttatatcctgCTATCCTTTAGAAAGTGCAAATCTGAGTTTATCACATaactcagagaaaaaaaaaactattctgacAAACTTGCAATTTCAAGCTCCGGTCTCACAATTCTGTGaataaaaagtctgaattgctAGATGTAAACTCGCATTTGCAAGTGAGATAAAAGTCGCAATtagctttttaaatttttttattggcCATTGAAATGGCCTTCCATAAATATCACACAAGAACGATATCTGCTGCAGATGATTAATATTGCACACGCAGGATTTAAGCATTACTCACTTTTCTGGTATTTTGTCTACGGAGTGCTCTGGTGTGCAGAGGATGGAGCGCTCAGGAGAAGCGGGCCGGGGACTGAGAGAGGGGAGGAGCTCTGCAGAGAAGAGAAAGATAAGCCGTCTTTGCATTTCCTGCACAGCTCTCCCTACCACAGAAAAACACATCTGACAAAACAACATACTAAGATCACAGCAACCACATCCTCAAAAGAAAATTCAAGATTATAAGTTAACATACAAAAATAGTTGTGcaattaaaaatttattattttacctaACATTTGCCTCATTCATTTATATTCTTATTAGAGTACTGTACCCTtaacttagcaacatgctaatctcAAACACTTTATTGTTTGGTTAtatagttaatgtttttttttttcattttaatttcaaatgggTCACTTACAATACATTCAATGACAGTTTTGCAGCACACTAGGTTTTGTAATAAAGTCAAGGTCTAACCTTTCAAAGCGCTCCGTGGTTCGCTGCCTCTTGAGGACGTCCATTTCTGTCTGTATCCGAGACAGTTTTCCACGCAGCTGAGATACCTCTCGAGCATGACCAGCCctacacataaacacattttaagatcTTAGAAGAAAgggcaaaaatatttttataaccaCTTTGTATTGCTTTTAAACTGTGCTGGAGTGGATTAAGACATCCTCATTTGATTGATGTCAGTTTGTTCCACGTTACCATCAGTGATCGCCAAGGCAGCTGCACACTTACACTAGTCAGCACTATTGAGAAACTGCTTGTTGTTGAAGGAAAGCAACATTGAATGGACTCTTTATGCACTCTTAAAAGAGGACACAGTCCTCTGTGTTTGCCAATGACAAATGCTTCACACAGTTCTCTGTGTAACAAGTCTCCTAggaaacaatacattttattatatatatatatatacacacacacatacatgtatattaaaataaaaataagtttttagtGCATATCTGACATCATTCCACACTTTCTACATTACAGCCTATGTCAGTAGGGCTGACACTACCAATCATTTTTTGACAGTTAATCCATAACATTTTTGTTCGATTAACCATGTCACAAAGCCAAtttttccattttgtattttaacataagtattttattattaaaaaccaaatataaatgcattatgaATACTATACTATGCTATAAATTTAAGGGTTACATTTAAAATTGCTTTTAACTTTTGATCACGTGTTAGTGAAAACATGCActttgaataaattacataaaaatgcatacataaaataaCTTTGTATTTGACAGTGTTAACACTATTGGTAAaagcttttattgtattttacatcAAATAAATTTTGCTTGGGATGGCAtcaaatacacttaaaaaaaggACAAATACTTACAGACTTTAGAAAGGTAGTGTAACAGTCACAAAAGTATTATAAATGGCCGTTTTGTCCACTGTTGTTATACTTGCGTTTTGCTGTCAGCAAGAGCCAGGCGGTCCTTCAGCACTTTGAGGTCAGACTCTTTCTCACTGGCACTCGTGTGCGTCTGAAACTCCTTCTGTCGATTGGTTGAGAGCAGTGTCTCTAGATTGTGTACCGTCAGCTGTTTGCTGGCCAACTGCTTTTTCAGAAGCTCTCCTCAGAGCGCATATCCTCCAGTTCACTTGTCACCTGAGGTTGACATTCAAAGGTTAGTGTTGGTTACTTGCCTATTTGCTCATTTTCAAACCCTTTCTAAACGTAGTAGGATGACGTGTGCATCTTACTCTCTCCAGCTCCATTCTCCAGCTCTCTCCAGCTGTCAGCTGGCGAACGTTGAGCTCTTTGCATGAGTCGAGTTTGACGCACAGTTCTCTGACAGAGGCCAGATCTGCCAACAGTGTGGCTTTCTCAGCTCGAGTCGCCTGGACCTCCTCTTCCAAACGAGACATTGCCCGTGCAAGCAATGACACCTGAGCTTCATATGCTTGCAGAGAGTTCAAGTGCTGAAGGAAAACAGAGGCAATGGAAAACATCCTTttgtgcagtggttcccaaccttgtTCCTGGAggtcccccaacactgcacattttgcatctccCCTTTGTCTGGTTTGTaatgttgggaaccactgctttagtgTGCTCCTCATGCTCCGAGTCACTCATACCTCctgtatctctctgtctctctagaGTTGTTTAGCCCCTCAGCCTGCTGCAGCTTTAGCTCTCTATCCTCCGACTCAGTGTGGATAGTCCGGAAACGCTCCAGCATGTCCCAGTTTTCCTGTTCCTTTACGCAACATAGAACAGCTTCAGTGTAAAATCTTAAATTGCATCTGATAAAATCCACACTTCTAACTTCAAATTGGAGCGTCCACAAAATGAATCTGCACTGAATTTTAactctgcattttttttaaagttaatatagTATTTTCATCACCTACTTTAATTTTCCTGTGAAAAATAGTTTGCGATCAATTATGGTAAACAATAATTAGTGGCCACTGTAACCCTGGTTTATTTAATTGAACTGTTCAATGAACATTTTTGTCTTTAATCAAATTActtatttttggtgtttttttcctCTCCATTTCTCACCTTGGAAGCCATCATGCTTTCTATCCGTGCCACTTCTGAGATATACGAGTGAACCCTGAGCTTCAGTTCattcctctcattcagagcttCCTGCATCTCTGCATGCAACGCCTTGAGAAAGGACCAcaagaatgtgagcatgtgt encodes:
- the LOC132106835 gene encoding carbohydrate sulfotransferase 14-like, with amino-acid sequence MPPRKKEYGINRASGSLVHFRPPVSATTVRRHSAVVPSVLTFAVIVASGGLLLMIEKGMLNSVQTPPPRASGKKVEYRPRNSDAAVDVESQIVQEIRNRTIRSMCGQKNTPHSVWSLSPLQRKTLLQHILVNDEHRFLYCYVPKVACSNWKRVLKVLSGALANVDVKVKMDHRADLVFLSDFTPEEIRNRLRHYFKFMFVREPMARLLSAYRNKFGEIAAYQRKYGAEIIRRYRKGYAKDKKIAGNDVTFTEFVRYLIDEDPERMNEHWMPIYNLCQPCAIEYDFIGSYESLESDAAYVLERVGVPQHIRFPERQTWYKPVTKETLHYYLCTVPQKFLKELLPKYILDFSLFSYPLPNTTTEYCRH